The DNA sequence GAGCACCACCGCGACTTCATCCACCGCGGCCGCATCCGCCTGACCGGCTGCGCGCCCGACAACCTGCTGTGGGAACTCGGCTGCCGGCCCGGAAAGCCGCCGCTGATGCGGCTGCGCGGCGATGTGTATCTACAGAAATGAAGCGCCGAACCGGTGCGCGACAGTGGCCGCACATTTAACGTCAGCACTGCCGCGATTGTCAGGGGAAGACGGGGCCTCTGTGTTCCTGCACGTCGGGTGCGCTGCGGTGTACGACCGCCGCGGGGCGCTTGCACGCCTCCGCTACGCCTCCGGCAGCTCCTCGAGCTTGACGAGCACGTCACCCGGCCCGACCATTCCGCCGACCTCGACGCGCACCTCGACCACGCGCGCACGGTGCGTCGTGCGCACGGTCGTCTCCATCTTCATCGCTTCGAGCAGCAGCAGCGCCGCGTCCGCTTCGACTTCGTCCCCCGGCGCGACGAGCACCTGCAGGACCTTGCCGGGCATGGGCGAGCTGATCTCCGGCGTGAATCGCGCGGCGCCGCCGGCGGCGTCGGCCGCGGCCTCTTCGCCCGGCACGAACTCGAACACGTGCCCTGCGCTGCCGATGAAGACGTGGCCGCGCTCGCTCTCATAGAGCAGACGGTGCGTCTTGCCGCCGATGACGAGCGAGACGTAGCGGTCGTCGATGCTGACATCGTCCAGCACGACGTCGCGCTCTCCGATGTTGATGACCGGCCTGCCATCGTGCTCGCTCGCCACGAGCTCCAGAAGCTGGTTGCCGACGCGAAAACGCAGCTCCATGTCAGGCCCTCCCGCCCACGCGCCAGGCGCCGAGCGTGTCCCAGGGGCCAGGGATGCGCTGCGCGGCCGCGCCGTCGCCTGCCGCGCCGCCGCCGCGCGTGCGGCCGCTCTTGACGAGCAGCGCCACTGCAGCAGCGGCCGCATCGAGGGCGGCGCCCGGCTGCGGCTTCCAGTCCGCATACTCCTCGCCGATCGTGGTCGTGAAGAACTGCGCCGTGGCGAAGCGCTCGCTCTTCAGCAGGTCGATGAGGAAGGGAATGTTGGTCGTCAGCCCGAGAATCGGAAAGCCTTCCAGCGCCG is a window from the Candidatus Limnocylindrales bacterium genome containing:
- a CDS encoding biotin/lipoyl-containing protein, whose amino-acid sequence is MELRFRVGNQLLELVASEHDGRPVINIGERDVVLDDVSIDDRYVSLVIGGKTHRLLYESERGHVFIGSAGHVFEFVPGEEAAADAAGGAARFTPEISSPMPGKVLQVLVAPGDEVEADAALLLLEAMKMETTVRTTHRARVVEVRVEVGGMVGPGDVLVKLEELPEA